CAACTTGGATTTTGACACCGGGAGCAGCTTCATGTGGACGCAGTGCGCGCCGTGCCGCAGGCAGTTTGTGCAGACGCCACCACTGTATCACCCGATCCAATCCAGCACATACCGTGCACTTCCTTGTGACCACTTCTTCTGTACTGGCCTTCCCTGCATCGGTAACCTGTGCCACTATGATCTCTCGTATGTGGCCCTCCAAAGAGCCTTTTCTCTTCTTAGACCATTTAAATGTTTATCAACAATGTTTTTACTTGTTTGATTTGGCTTTTGAGGTTACTGCTTGCCCCACAAGTTGAAGCTCAGTTTAGCTTCTTGACACAGcagaagagttttttttttcccctccaatTGTATAACAAATTCTCTTACTGATTCAAAGATAATTGCTTCACGGATAAATAGGCACACAATcttgtttggcctagcttttcgAATCAAAGCTTCTATTTATTGACTTCAATTCAGTGAAAGTTCGTGTCACCAGATTCATTCTTGTCAGGTACATTGACGGCACCAACACTAAAGGGTACCTAGTGGCAGATCGCTTCACGTTCGCATCCAATCTTGGCAACCGTTCGGAGGTAGTCAACAACGTGGTCTTCGGTTGCTCCAAAGAGAGCAGCCCGGACATGTATCCCCATGGCACGGCAGTTAGTGGGATCATCGGCATGGGCACCGACGCACGGTCCTTCCTGATGCAGCTTGGAGACCGAGCAAAAGGCCGCTTCTCGTACTGCCTAGTCCCTCTAGAACACACTGGCCACAGCTACCTTCGATTTGGAACCGACATCGAACATATAAGACATGCACAAACCACACCTCTCCTATCACATCACAACAGCGATCATTATTTTCTCGACCTTGAGGATCTCAGCGTCAACGGTCGGTTGCTTCATCTGCCCTCAGATACTTTCAAGATAAACCCCGACGGAACAGGCGGTTGCCTCATAGACACGGGTGCGTGGATCAATCTCATGGTCAAGAACGCATTCAACGCTTTGGTTCATTCTTTGGAGGAGCATTTTCAAAGGCATAACCTTAGAAAGGTTAAGGATCCGCATCAAACGAATTTGAGACTGTGTTACAAAAAGCCGAGGGGGTTCTCATCATACCCGGCCATCGGGTTTCACCTCCGAGGATCTGTTCTTCGGCCGAAGCCCAAGAACTTCTTCTACGTCAATGAAGCGGAGGGTAGGTTCTGTTTGTCCATTAAGGAAGCACAGCGTACAATCATCGGGACTTTTCTGCAGCAAAACCACCGGATGGTGTTCGACATTCGAAAGCGCCGGCTAACATTTGCCGAAGAGAATTGTGCTCGGGATTGAGTAAATAAATGTTTGCAAGGTTAATAATAAAAACGAAAGGCTCTTTCGAGTTTCTATTTGAAAACTATTAGTAATAAAAGTTTAATTACAATTTCTAAGTTCTAACatgaaagttcaaaaaaaaaaaaaaaatctgtcgAACCTCACATTAACTAAGGACTGGTCTACATGAGGAAATTAGTCTTCAGCGTCACATTTGAGCACCAAgagagaaagaacaaaagaaaaaaaaaaaaaaaaaaaaaaaaaaaaaaaaaagacacaaaagagattttttttttccgaaccACTAAAGGAGTTAAAGAAATTGCAAAGAAATAAAATGTGATGATCATGACTTTCCTGgaaatatttaaatgtaaaaaattaca
This genomic window from Ananas comosus cultivar F153 linkage group 3, ASM154086v1, whole genome shotgun sequence contains:
- the LOC109707392 gene encoding aspartic proteinase nepenthesin-2-like, which codes for MAQMIHGFIILFALFLLVVALTMSPAFAEQPDQGEGEGLTLELIHRYSIHSPLYSPNLTTAEKIKQLIKISDRRSLEIGLSLANKSRMMGVRPVVAHNNWVYMVKLGIGTPPTFTNLDFDTGSSFMWTQCAPCRRQFVQTPPLYHPIQSSTYRALPCDHFFCTGLPCIGNLCHYDLSYIDGTNTKGYLVADRFTFASNLGNRSEVVNNVVFGCSKESSPDMYPHGTAVSGIIGMGTDARSFLMQLGDRAKGRFSYCLVPLEHTGHSYLRFGTDIEHIRHAQTTPLLSHHNSDHYFLDLEDLSVNGRLLHLPSDTFKINPDGTGGCLIDTGAWINLMVKNAFNALVHSLEEHFQRHNLRKVKDPHQTNLRLCYKKPRGFSSYPAIGFHLRGSVLRPKPKNFFYVNEAEGRFCLSIKEAQRTIIGTFLQQNHRMVFDIRKRRLTFAEENCARD